In Podarcis raffonei isolate rPodRaf1 chromosome 11, rPodRaf1.pri, whole genome shotgun sequence, the sequence catGCTCTCAGTCAGTCATTTTATTTGTACGCTGCCTTTCcagagttaaaaccatgctcaaggcggcttgcaacatataaaaaaatacataactgcaAACACAACAAAAGTAGTAATAAACAAATGTAACATCAAgatgtacacaaccaaattgagcaatttgcacatttttttttatttaaacaaaataaatatgcaaaaaaattaacatcagcactcccccccccaacaaaaaccccaaacaacaCTGCAGCCCAAGagtctcttcagcagcctcagcttttgtagctggagtcagtcagggcgccccccccccagccaggtgggaaaagtcctgcaaggcagggagcaggttgaGCAAGGATTCCAAGTCTCACAGCCAAGGGAGACCTGCCAGACACTAACCCTTGTCGTCATTTCGTTTCCAGGCAAATACATTTGAAATGTATTTGGGCATTGTGGGATATAGTGCATCTTGGAATGTGAAATACGTCACCTGTCAGATATCAGGGTATGGCTTCAATAGCCTGTGAACATAACTGATTTTTCTTCagttaccactgtaatagtaatttttaaagaagaaatctAGTACCAAGCTTCCTCCCCAACAGAAGAATGATATCGACTTTTAAATTCCTGTTTCTCTTCTTCCCTTTATAGTGGCAGCATGGAGCCAGCCTTCCACAGAGGAGATCTGCTGTTCTTAACAAACTTCCGGGACGACCCCATCAGGGCCGGGGAAATAGTGGTTTTTAAAGTCGAAGGCAGAGATATTCCGATTGTACACAGAGTAATCAAAGTTCACGAAAAGTAATGGCAAAAACAATTCAGTGCTGTCACTGGTGTAGTCATCTTGCTTGGCTGTTAGAATGCAGAATGCTTAGAAGGAATGGAGATTTGCATTTGAAGTGAAATTGGGAGGGTGAACTGGGCAGGAAATACTTGGGCTAAATGAAGCTAAATGTACATTCCTTAATTTAAAAAAGGACGTATTTGGTGCATGTATGTATTGAATGAGTGCTGTCAATGCAGTCAGCCTCAGCTCTCCAAATTATTGGGTTTCGAAAGCACCTACAGCACTTTCTTTCACTCTGCAGCTGTTCAACCGCTTTTTAAAACATCAGCTCCATAAAGTGGTTCATCACAGAGGACTGCAGACGAAGGGGTTCCTTAATGCAAATGTGCAAGCTCTGGGAAAGGAGGTCATGGCCTTTTTGCTCATCCCCAGGCATTCTGCTGCTTCCCTGTACTGAGCTAAGCATGGCTTGGCTTAGTGTGTGGTTCAAACCCAGGCTTGTGCTCCAGACTTAATCACGTGCTGAAACCAATGTTAggaacataggaggctgccttacaccaagtcagactattggtccatctagcagacTTAAtgtacactgactagcagtgagTGCTGAGAGGTTCAGCCAGGGAGTTTGTCCCTATGGTTTGCTCCACCAGACCTTTTGGATCACAGCTTccctctgccccagccagcatggccagtgatcaggaattatgggagttgtggttaaaAAATATATGGGCAGAACACAATCCCAGGCTGCTGCCTCTAGCCTAGAGAATGTAAGTCTGGTTGCTATTCCCTCAAAGCTTTTCTGAATTGAAACGACCTCTTTCTTGGACCCCAAATTTCTTGTTACTTTCACATGTGCAGGTGCCTGTTTTCCAGATCAAGAAACACTCTTATTTCTCTTTAATCACATTAGGGCAGGCATCTAGTAACTAAACAGATAACTCTTTGTTTTGCCCAAAGTAAATTATTAACAGCCCGGGGAGAAATAGGTGCTTAGGTCTGTCAGTAAGAGTCAGAAATGAAGGTCTCGATATTTATTAAAAGGCAGCAGGAAGGGCAGATTGGTACCTTATCCGTTCTGTTTTGCAAACATTCTAATGGGCGACTTCCAGGTGTGGCTCCACAACGCGTTTGCCGTCTTGTTGTTTTGGCAGGGAAAACGGCAACATCAAATTTCTGACCAAGGGTGACAATAACGAAGTTGACGACAGAGGCTTGTATAAAGAAGGCCAGAACTGGCTGGAGAAGAAGGACGTTGTCGGCAGGGCACGAGGGTGAGTGTGGCTGCAGGGTGGGCTGTGCTGCCCCTGAAATGAAGGGCAATAGGTGGGTGACTTTTGAAAGCAGGGCTGAAGCAGAGCTCTTTATCAGGAGTGGGAAGCCTTTTTCAGATCACAGACCCCGTTCCTTTCTGGGCTACTACCTGGGGGCAGGCAGGACCCAGAAACAAAAGCGGTCAGAGCAAAAAGTGTATTTTTTTATCATTGTATGAAGGTCTAGTTTCTACACCAGGGTTCAGCAACCGTTTTCAGCCGCGGTCCCTTAGAccgtgtggtgggccggactatatttttttttgggggggagaacgaattcctatgccccacaaataacccagagatgcattttaaataaaaggacacattctactcatgtaaaaacacactgattcccagatccggcccccgggccttgggtTGCTTACCCCTGTTTTACACCCTCAagtgcccttctccctcctgcacccagtcaagcaagaggcattgtcagcaTTCACATACTGATTTCAGCAAGGGAAAAATACTCAGGGAGGGTTCAAAGCAGGGCTGGTAAGGAGAGCAGCCCGGGGATTTTCCTGAGGGTCAGgtagaaaggcctggagggctgcatcttCCTTCCCACCCCTGCTGCAGAGGCATTCTGTGTAGACTCAGAATGGACctcttagggtcatctagtccaaccccctgcaatgcaggaatctcagctaaagcatccgtggcaggtggtcatccaatctctgcttaaaatcctccaaggaaggagagtccatcaccttccaagggctCTTACAGTCAGAgacttcttcctgatgtttagttggaatctcctttcttgtaacttgaagccattggttcaagtcctaccctccaggctaggagaaaacaagcgcttgctctccatcttccatgtgacagtcttcTAAGATATTTGAAAGTAGCTGTCcgatctcctcccagtctcctcttttccaggctaaacatgctgaGTGGACTGTTTCCCCCCCGTGTCAGAATTTCTGATTTCTGTGGGAAAAAATCTTTCCACGCACGTCTTAATTGCACTGCCGTATTTGCCTTTGCCCATGAATATTCTGCTCTCATTTGCACCTCGCAAAGCTTTCTGCAGTGCTACATAAACTATTATCTGTCTTGTGTGCATTTACTTTGCTCAAAACAGCGCTTGTCTCTCTGGAGAGAGGATGTGGGCTATTCTGGGCCAACTGAACCCTGACTTCCCAGCCATTACATACATTCAGATGGACTGTTCGTTTTCGGCCTTTATTTATTCTACTTCTATCAGTTTTAGCCATCAGATTCTCAAACTATACTAGCCAAAAGGGCTAGAAACCTTTTTCTCCTTTAATGATGAATTCTGATATTTGAAGGTCCTGAGGCTTGCACCTGGTCTGgcttaagaaaataaaaataaaaacataaaatgctACATTAAGTCGGGCTATTTTGAAATGACTTTATGCTATCCTGTTTAACCTCCACGAATCAGGTTTTTGCCGTATGTTGGAATGGTGACCATAATCATGAACGACTATCCAAAATTTAAGGTAAGTAAAGATTTAACTCTGGGGCCAATAACTTTTTTGGCAAGGAAGCAATTCTTTCGCCAACCAGTCTGCAAACTTGCATGAACAGATTCCCTGGTAGAGAGAAGATTGTGCTTAGAATATTTTATCACGCCTACTTCCTTTTGCCACTAAAGGCTCATGTTTCAGATATGGGATAATTTTGGTCTGCTCACAGTGGGTTCAATGCATTGGcagatttatttcataaaatttatacaccgcttgatggtAAATAAGAAAAACCAAATGCTGATGCAGCAACAGCCAGTATCATTAAAGTGAATGGGAATTATGCAAAATTACCAATCGTCTGTTGTGTaactcccattaatttcagtggagttTGTGAAGCAGAGGTCCCTAGCACCCGACTGTCAATGTACAAAGCCTCAATtccctgattttttaaaactataCTCAAGGAAATGTTCGCCTTATGCAGATATCATTCCCGTTTCATATTTCTGAGGGCAGCATCTTACTTTGCATCAAGGACCATGTTGGAGAATTTTTGCGAGCGTGAGTATTCAAATAGAGcagtgtttttatttttcctgttCTCAAAACGCCACAGAGAAAACTAGCCATGTGTCACATTTACAAATaagctttttattcttttttgtttcGCTCAAcagaatgtttttaaattccCGACAATGTTGCTATAGGCAGTATTAAAATAAACCTTGCTTTTGTATAGCTGTAGATATAATTTCCACACATAATTAGTCATGCGGTAATACTTTGCGTTCTGCGACTCGGTTAGATTTCAGTTTTAATCATTATTTGAAACACACCAAGAGTCAAATATTAGATCTCTAATCAAGTAAGAATACATCTACATGCATAAGTATATGCACTCTTATTCACAGCCCCATGTGCCCTTCAGTGGCGCCCAGAATTCCTGCTCCGTTCACTTCAGTCATGCGTGCAGCTTCACTCACGCATAGGGATGTACATAGAGTCTGGGTTTATTCATAATTGGAAGCCATGGCTCATTTAACCAGCCATGAATGAAATACATTGCTTCTCCAAAGTTAGTCTGTTTCCAGCTTCTTTGTAGTTTAGTGAGCATCTGGTGGTTGAATCACTTTTAAGGAtgggttcacacataacaccaaaccatagctttttaaaaaaccaaaccaaacccaagGTTCATGGTAGCAGTTTGTGGTTTGTTGGCAgtgaacaaaccatagttaagctttGGGCAGGATTTGCACATAATGCCGAACCATGGTTTAATAGACCATGGaatggtaaaccatggtttagtgttatgtgtgaaccaggcgaGAGTGAATTACTCCACTGGAAGGGATATTGGCCAATCGGGAATTCACATTCATTCACATTGCAGACAATTTCGACCTATCCTTTGCTTTTCAGAAACTGGTGCCAGTACTATATTGAAAACTTATTCTGATATAGGATCTGATTTGTGGCATCTGAGATGCAAAGAGTTATGTTAGATACTAAAGTAATCTATATGTTTTGTTTGCAGTACGCTCTCCTGGCTGTCATGGGCGCGTATGTCCTCCTGAAACGAGAATCATAAAAGACTGAACATGGAACTGCCTTGCGCAACTCTTGAGCGTAGATATACAAAGAGATACTAATATATTTGAACCGTCCCTGTGTCTGTACAAAATATTTCATGGTCCGCAGACAATACTGTCCCAATGAATTTTCCTGTCCGTGCCACAATCTTAACCCATTTTTTTGTGCATAAGTCCTACTGGTTGCATCTGAACGAACCTCTAAGTGTTCTTACAACTGGATCACAAACACTGTCCACTGGTATTTTGTTTACAATATTGTTTTGAGTTTCTTCATGTTTTCACGGTTGCTTTTCAGCAAGGCATATAAATGGGCAGAATGACTGGGAGGGAGGGTTCAATATCATGGAAATTTCAGCGCtcagggtggggcagggggctggTTAAACGTTCCAGAACTAGGCCAAACATCTAGGTGAAACAGATCTTCACTGCATGGATATGGTTGCTTGGAAGCATTTTAGACAGTAACTCAATGGCGTTTGAGTCTTGAGTTCCCTTTGGTTATATCTTAGCTAAGAAGCCCATTGATGAAGTTCTCCCTGTGCTGTTTCAACCCTGTTTCACTAGGCATTTTTGTCAAGCCACACATAGTTCATTCTTGTAAGTAGGTTCACCAAGTACTCCACCATCCTATCACAATTCTTCTGATTATATATATAGTGACTCGTTTGTGAGAGGAGACTTTTCTGTCGCAAAATTGTACTGCTGGACTGGGCTTGTCTGAGAAGAGCAGGTTAAGTTGACAATCTTGGCTCTCGGTGGCTGGAGTTGAGCTTGTGTTATTCTCTCATAGACGAGGAAGAGCCCCATGCAGATTCATCAAGGTGCTTCTGCTCCTCCCTGGGTAGCACTGTCATCTGCATCATTCTGCCCACAAGAACTTGGACCACACACAAGGTGTAGATGCATGAGAAAATTGTCACCAGTAACCAACCAGGAACATTCCTGTGTTTGAAGACACCCACACCACCTTGTGCGAATTAGCGACAGATGCAGCTCACGTCTTGCAGTCTGTGATCCACGAGATCCTAAACCTCTGGAAGACGGAGCAGGTCCACTCAAGCCTGCTGAGAAGCTGATGTGGCATCCCAGGATTTCAGTGTACATCACTGATCTCTCCTTCCCCCAGGagtaaagcactgggtgaggaGGATCAATATACATGCTTACTAAACAACCCAGAAACACCACATTCTGAGCTACATGACATGCAGTTGTGCACATGTGTACATCTTCTGCAGACTTGCTATTTCTCTCAGGAGCTGCTTCTTGGGGTAGGGGGAAGGAATCCCATAGTTTGGAGGACACTCCAAGGCCCAACTCTTGAGAAAAACCTGGAttgggaccaaccaaaatgtGGGGAACTTTTGGGTCACCTGGAACTCTTGGTTAGGCGAGATGTCACCCAAAACTAGGTGGTAGGATTGAGTTGGAAAGGAAAGGCAAAACGTTGTATCCACGAGGTAAAATAAAAGGCATTACCCAACCAAGTTTTTCTCTTACGGACCAAAACTTTTGCTTTATAGTGTGGAAAGTGATGCTGAGGTACGAGTATTATGGATTGCTCCAAGATTCACCTGTAGAAATTAATAGACCTGCAGAAATGTAGCATAAAGAGCTTTCTTGTGGGTGATTTAAGCCTGTCCAACAGTTGTGGCTTGTTCCAAATCTCTCCCGGAAAATGGCATTTTGTATCGGTGCTCAGAATCTCCGATTGTTCACACTCTCCCATGTTAAGAGCACTCCTGCCCATTTTTGGCTTTTTACGATCCCTTCATGGCCTTAGAGAAGTCACTTTAACAATGTGAATAATATTTGTGtgtgggttttgttgtttttttaatcttgaAGAATACTTTTGCCTTTCTGCATAATCACGGTTATAAATGTTGTCCGCTCCACGAATCTGCCTGCCTTTAAAAGTAAAGAAAGTTCACTGTTACGAAGATTTGTGACATCTGTGTGAAAGGACCTACAGAAAAGCATTAAGTAAAAAGTGGAAGTTCAGCTGGGTCTTTGGGACATGGGACATAATAAATGTGGTGGCCCCGAAAACATCTCATTCATTTGTCTTATCATGCTATGCAATAATATCATTAAAGACTTGCTGTCTTGGTCTATGATTCACTGTggttattccccccacccccatttcctctGGAGTCATCTCTGCTTAGCTCTTTATAACcataaatgatggtgatgattcaaAAAGAAACCCAGTTACagcccccttcccctcctcccctttctgtacTTTTAGGCCGGGGGACGGGACAGAAGAGTCTTGCTTGTGGACTCCCCTTGAGTAcatggtcggccactgtgagaccagaatACTGGACAAGACGGGCCTTTGGTCTGGATCCAGTAGGGTTCTTCTTAttgtagaagcatagaattgtagagttggaagggaccccaagggtcatctagtccaaccctgagcaatgcagaaatctcagctaaatcatcggTCATGGTCTGGTtcatgggcgatcgaagtcctggcaggggacgtcaggaccgggggcaagatggcggggtgggagcaggaacgggggtccagaagccaggattcaggaagccaagggtctgagggtcaggaagcaaggagtcacgaagtcaggggtccaaggagtcaagggtccgaggatcaaggagtcaagggtccgaggatcaagaagctgaggttcaatgatcaggaagcaagaagcccaaggcaggaagcgtgttgctgtggcaaagagccgaagggaaatgctgaccttatatcccttcgcAGCTCTTGcctccaggtgctgtgagttaccactcggcctcacctgtgcagccgtgccttgcctcttcagaacaaccttaggaaggccccaatcctgcaaagtcctattggtcacagggcctggctcctgcacgcacacctgacatcatccatgacagatggccatccaacctctgcttaaaaacctccaaggaaggagagtgcaccaCTTTCCGAGGGAGTCTGTCCCAGGGTCGAGCAgctgttcttactgtcagaaagttcttcctaatgttgagtcagaatctccttgggGATGTCCTCAGAAATAGTCAAAAATCCAGAAGAATGTGGTGTTTGGCTTCCTTGACTGAGGCGTCTACTACCAGAACTCTCTCATCGCAGGACCATGGACAGTTCCGAGTTGGCAGTTTGCTGAGGTCATATAACCCTTCCCAGTTCACTCTCCCTGTTTTCTTTGATGGTGTATGCAGCATTTATTTAATCATACTATTGGTTAGTCCATAAGCAGTTTTCTAGGTGATGGGAAACTTAAAGTGCAGTCTATAACGTCGGCAAAGAATGGGCATATCAGTCGGAAGTTAATGCAAtagcagcaaaataaaaagaCATTAAGAGAGTGACAGAAATAGTATTTCAGGAGTTAACCTTTTATGTCATATATTTGTACATAGTGCTGTGCCTGAGTACAtgtcccagtggtcagggatgatgtaatCCACCAATAACGGAATCCACCAATTCCCCATCCCTTGTATAGAAAGTAACAGATAGATAGTAATCTTTTTTTCTGCCTGAACTATACTGTTGAAAGCTGAAGCATATACTGGCTTTTTAATACTTTCCTGCCTTCAAACAGAAGATCAAACAGAAGTTCTTGCTTggccaaaataaaaatatttttttttctttaattgaaTAGgtgcctttctttcccagaggcTGTTTTCCACTAGATGCATCTCCGAACATTTTTTGAAAGGGGCCCCTCCCTAGATCCACAGCCTTGCAGATATCAGCAGAGGACCTGGCAATACCTGAGCTGAGAATGAATTTCAAGAGGAAAGCAATCCTGGGTTGGGTGGTAAATTTTGGACAGCATGACCCAGCCAAGACTGCCCAAAGCGGGAGAAAACGCCAAGGTTATAACTTGGCTGACATTTACGGCTGCCAGCATAGCTTCAGTTCTTCACACTGTCCACTGACAAACTCAAATAAAGATGTTTGATGAAAGGCATTGGTAGTTTTAACTCTACTTTTTACTTCTGTGTTGATATCAGGGTTGTAGTTGTCCAACAGGACTAATTTTAAATGGGTGCCATAAGCACAGTACCTGCCCCAGGAATTTGGATAAGACAACCAGCCTATACCTATTTTGTCACTTTCTACATGGCTGCCACCAAACACATGAGAGAATGGACATTGCATACCCAGCAAGTGTCCTGGAAATATTGGGACTTTGAGAGATTTATTGCAAGCGAAGTCTGCTAATAAATCTTgagcccacacgcttcctctggTGTGAGCTTTGCAGAATACACAATGTCGTTGGAAGCCGATTGAAGTCTAAATGCTGTCATTCTGGACAATAAAGGAAAAAAGGGCTTGAAAGCTACAACTAGTGtttattgtaaaggtaaaggaccccgacagttaagtccggtcgcaatcgactctggggttgcggcgctcatctcgctttactggccgagggagccaacgtttgtctgcagacagtttttccaggtcatgtggccagcatgactgagccgcttctggcaaaaccagaggagtgcacggaaacgccgtttaccttcccactggagcggtacctatttatctacttgcacttttgacgtgctttcgaactgctaggttggcaggagcttggaccgagcaatgggagctcaccctgtcgcggggattagaaccgccaaacttccgatcagcaagcccaagaggctccgtggtttagaccacagcgccacccgcgtgctaGTGTTTATTGTAGTAAACCTCTGTTACAGTATAAACACTGATGGGCTGAGGCTCAACCAATCCTTATCTTACACCAAAGTATAATAAcacactctgtgtatgctcaggGACTAGCTGTTCTCTGCAGGCTGTGAGGGGGTGTGAGATATTCTTGGCAGCATGCCCAGAATATCCCACAGGGACATCCTGTTCTTTTCCTGCAAGATGTGGGTGCTGTGATCTCATGTGGTTTTTGCTCTGAGATCAAGCCCTGAAAAAAACTGGGGGTGGGGCCATGATGATCTTGTGTGGTGCAAAACATGTGTTTCTGGGCATTGTGAGCCCTGAAAAATAAAGTGTGTCTTTGGGGCTCAGTGACCTTGCACAGGTCACATGACTTGTGCAGGAGCACGGACAGGAAGATGCACATCCCAGTTTTGAGACTCAAAATTATGGAGGGATATGACATTGGAACACATTGGTTCCTGAGACAAGGACAGTAGAGATTTTAagaaagactgggaaccattCATGTTATATCTACAGAATCAATGTAAAGAAACGGACTCACTTGCAGGATTTGATTAAACACTTGCAATGAACAAAACAAATGTAGGAAATAGAATGAGGGTGTTAAAATgataagagaataataataattatgtttttaaaagttttaaagaaaaataaataacaaataagctGGGAGAGATAAGATGCCaaaaaaccagaagaggaagtcgaggaggggaggggaaaattgGGGAATGGTATTTTTGCTATATGTTATGATATTTTGATgttaaaaaatgtaaaatttcaataaaaattattttttgaaaaggatTACATTGGTTCCTTCCAAATGGCCTTCTTCCAGCCTCCTGCCCACCTTTGGTATAAATTTAATTTCAGAATGGCTATTGAAACACATTAAATTCAGAACACTTTCACGTTGGGTATTTTTGGCTAGGCCCTCAAACCTTCCTTGTGACCCTGCTAGATTGAGCCAATCCTCCTGTTCTTGCGGTAGCCAAACAAGGCTTAAGTTCCCATAGAAGCTTTGCAAGGGAGGAAGGTAGGGAGAAAACCAGAGAAACTTGGCTGCCCCACTGTGACCCTGCCCCACTTGCACCCCACCCCTGGTCTAGCAGCCGCCAGCTGCCACTGGGTGTGGATAACTGGCTGCGACGGAAAAGATGGTATCACCCAAGCAGAAAAAGATATCTACTGCAGCCGTTCCTATCTATTGATTACAAGCCGATTGCTTTACGTGCCAAATCACTCTCCCGCGTTAATAGCAATGAACTGCTATGTATTGTGTGGCTGTTCAGATGAATTAAAGCATCATCGTGTCTGCAGCAGAGGGGGAAGGAGAAGTCCACAGAGCAGATAAGACAGTGTATACTTCTGACTCACCCTTCACGCAATTTATGTTTTCATATTTATTGCCGATTAGCCTTATTGCGTTTTATGCTGAAAGAGACTGTCATCTCCCTGTGTGTCATAACTTCCAACGTTCCACGGAGATGTCCCACATCCTTTATAATACTAGCCAAACAAGACTTggtttccttttttgcatttccAGTGTGCAATCAAGTATCATCCTGGCAGTTGATATCATTTATATGTTTATCATAGACCACATAAGgatatcagaagagcctgctggagctggccaatggcctatctcgtccagcatcccagtggccaaccagatgtctgcatGGACCAGTTCTCCTGCACTGGGCAACAAGATGAGTGGGGAGAGCGCTGCAGACCCCCCCTGCAACAATGACTTAGAATGGAAGGCAGTGTGTGCAATGTGCGTGCATGCActaaattttggcattgcacagggtgccatgGAAATTTGGAAGCCCAAAGTCCATCACTGGAGAAAGTTGCAAGAAGGACCCACCCCCAAGAACACTCAGCCTTCTTGTGATTTCCGGAAACGTATTCACAAGCATTCCTTCccctgactgtggaggcaaaggaTTGTAGTCATGGCTAGTAGACACGGATAGCCtcatcctccacaaatttgcccaatcctcttttaaagccgtacaATTTTGTGGCCATCGCTGTctcttgtggaagggagttccgtagtttaaacTATGCACCgcgtgaaggactttcttttacctgtcctgaacCTTCTGACATTGGGTGTCCACGAGTTTGAGTGTTATGAGGGGCAGCAGGGGCTTCATCCACTTTCTTAATGACTAAcataattatataattataacATAAttatatgggacgcaggtggtgctgtgggttaaccacagagcctagggcttgccgattgggaaggttggcggttcgaatccccacgacggggtgagctcccgttgctccgtccctgctcctgccaacctagcagttcgaaagcacgtcaaagtgcaagtagataaataggtaccgctctggtgggaaggtaaacggcatttccgagcgctgctctggttcaccagaagcggcttagtcatgctggctacatgacccttggccaataaagcaagatgagcgccacaacccgagttggtcacgacaggacctaatggtcaggggtccctttacccctttaccctttacctttaacataattatataaacttctgtcatgccAGCTCTTACTTGCCTGAAAATGtccaaatgtggagaactgaatttaagttagGAAAactgagaaattgagagaaaccaaaactgacacgTTCGCCCAGTCCTAGTGGAAATACAGAAAGCACCCACTATCTTTTCTTCCCAGCAGGTTCTATGGCTGGATCCACATTCCGTAGAGTACTAAGCTTAGAACAGTGTCTTGTGAGC encodes:
- the SEC11C gene encoding signal peptidase complex catalytic subunit SEC11C isoform X4, translating into MDIFGDLRRMNKRQLYYQVLNFAMIVSSALMIWKGLIVITGSESPIVVVLSGSMEPAFHRGDLLFLTNFRDDPIRAGEIVVFKVEGRDIPIVHRVIKVHEKENGNIKFLTKGDNNEVDDRGLYKEGQNWLEKKDVVGRARGFLPYVGMVTIIMNDYPKFKISFPFHISEGSILLCIKDHVGEFLRATLSWLSWARMSS
- the SEC11C gene encoding signal peptidase complex catalytic subunit SEC11C isoform X2 — its product is MVCGGGREEAAAKAAAMDIFGDLRRMNKRQLYYQVLNFAMIVSSALMIWKGLIVITGSESPIVVVLSGSMEPAFHRGDLLFLTNFRDDPIRAGEIVVFKVEGRDIPIVHRVIKVHEKENGNIKFLTKGDNNEVDDRGLYKEGQNWLEKKDVVGRARGFLPYVGMVTIIMNDYPKFKISFPFHISEGSILLCIKDHVGEFLRATLSWLSWARMSS
- the SEC11C gene encoding signal peptidase complex catalytic subunit SEC11C isoform X3, which codes for MVCGGGREEAAAVSRGLASPSQKAAAMDIFGDLRRMNKRQLYYQVLNFAMIVSSALMIWKGLIVITGSESPIVVVLSGSMEPAFHRGDLLFLTNFRDDPIRAGEIVVFKVEGRDIPIVHRVIKVHEKENGNIKFLTKGDNNEVDDRGLYKEGQNWLEKKDVVGRARGFLPYVGMVTIIMNDYPKFKYALLAVMGAYVLLKRES
- the SEC11C gene encoding signal peptidase complex catalytic subunit SEC11C isoform X1; translation: MVCGGGREEAAAVSRGLASPSQKAAAMDIFGDLRRMNKRQLYYQVLNFAMIVSSALMIWKGLIVITGSESPIVVVLSGSMEPAFHRGDLLFLTNFRDDPIRAGEIVVFKVEGRDIPIVHRVIKVHEKENGNIKFLTKGDNNEVDDRGLYKEGQNWLEKKDVVGRARGFLPYVGMVTIIMNDYPKFKISFPFHISEGSILLCIKDHVGEFLRATLSWLSWARMSS